The segment ACTCTTTTAAATTTGTAATTGGAACGTCGATAAGGTAAACAGGAAATCTATCTGTCAAAAAGTTAAGTTTTTCATTCAGAGAAATTTCTTTCCCGTCCTTAAATGCTTCAACATAGTTTTCAATAATTTCAGAGCAAAGTCCCTTGGGTAGAGACGAAATAAATATTTCTGGAATTTTATAAGTCTGGTAAATCCCTGTTGAGTAGCAAAATCCTGGAGAGTCGCTTTCTAAGATATTGGTCACATGGTAACCGTATTCTTTTATGTTGTTATTTAGCTTTTCAAAATATTCTTTTATTTGCTCGTCTGTCATTTCTTAACCTTACTTCATAAATTTATTCATTACGCACAACGTCTAGTATAAACGATGGCGAAGGCCGTCGGCCGAGGTGACGTTTATACCTTGTTAGCACATGTATTTTTATCCAGCGTAGTCTAAACTATTTAAAAGTAATTTCTCTCTTTCTACTGATAAATAGTAAATAGTCATAGACTCTGCGCATCCAATGTCAGCGTCAACCAAGAACCTATTATCTATGGAGAGAGCGAACTCACTGGCGTTTTCTCGAAGGCTTAAGGTAAGTCCGTCTGGACACTCGTTGCTGTCTGGTTTGTATCCTTTAGGTGCGGAATCAAAGGAATATTTCTTCTCAAACTCCTTGTTATCTTTCAGTGAGTCCAGATTAATTGACTTGAGAAAGTCTACAAGAATTTCTTTGCTTGGCTGGGGGAAACTTAATCTCTGCCCTGCTGTCATTTGGACGGTGTCTTTCGAGGTGTAAGAATTGACTTGGGTAATCAGTTCATCTATCTGCTTATAGTCGCCTCTTATAATCTGTTCCCTTACCTCCGATAAGGGTTTTAGGCTTTCTGTGGCAGTTTGTTCTTTGGACTCCCTCTCAGGGTTGATTGAAGGGCTTTCCTTGGATTCAACGACAGATGTTTCTGTTTTGGTCCTGCCATCAGAGCAGCTTGATATTAAGAGAATTAAAGCGGCCAGAAAGAGGCTCAATTTTTTATTCATTTATGAGTAGTAACGTACTTGGCTTTGCGGTGGCGAAACTGCCGTGAAGGTGTTGTTGTATGGAGTTATTTCTCAAACTTTTGAATAGAAAGGCTTAAATCTTGTTGTGAGAGTGTAAAACTCACTGCCCAATGAAAATCTTCGTCTATTATGGCAAATATCCCATCTCCACCTTGGTCTGCCTTATCATGACTTAATGAGTGAATTATGAACTTTAACCAACTCTGTTCAATATTTATGTATCCAATACCCAAATATTGGTTTATGGCTTGGTCTATCACGTTTACTCTGAACCAAAGCAACCTTCTGTCATAGCCTGTTTCTCTATATTCGAGTTGTTTTGATTTTAGGAAGTTAGTTACCTCATTAATTTCATATGACAGCTTTCTGATGCTGAGAAAGTCATTTCTCGCAATGTTTATAGGGATATTGATTTCTGTAGTTTTTTCTCCAATCTCTTCTAAATCAATACCATTTTCATCTGTTATGTAATTAGAGATTATCTTTTTTTCATAAAATCCTAATTTGCTCTTTCCTATATTACTCATTTTTTATTTTAATTATTATAATTTCATACAACTACTGTATATAAGGAGCAGTTCCGCTTATTGGCACTGTAGCTCTATCTCAACTGACCAGCCAGGATTGTCAACCGTTGTGATTTTGATTCCAAAGCCATGTTCCCAATCCCCATCACAGTTGTTCCTATACCAATCCTGTATCCGCTCTAGTAGAGATTTGGTCATCTTTTTATTTTAATTAACCCTAACGGACTCGTGTAAACAACGTGCTAGGCCGTCGGCCGTGGCATGGTGTTTACACAATGTTAGGGGCAGTAATTTTTATTTTTTTAATGTGCCAAACAAGCCTCACTATATCCAATAACTTCTTGTTGTTCCAATTCAGTTAGATATTCTCTAATAGGATTGTAATCTACGTTAGAGGGAACGTCAACTGAAAAGTATTTAGAAAGGTGACTTAATTCAGAAGCGCATCCAAAATCTTTCAGCCGATTCCGCACCTTTTCAACATCTTCTTCTTTATAACAGAATACTTGAAGTGTGCTGTTTCCTGATTCTTTAACAAGTCCTTTTACAACTAATCTATCATCTTCCAATTCTGCGTGAACTATGTCTTCGCTGGAATAGCTTTTCACAAAAAAGGGTATGTTCTTCAATTTGTAAAGGCCTTCTTTCTCGTCCTCTACAGCCGCCCAAACACTCTCTATATAATCCTCGTCGAGAATGTCGTTGAAGAACTCAAAGTAAACTTTTATGTATTCTTCTGATTTCTCTTTCATTATTATTTATTGCCCCTAACGTACTTGGCTATGCAGCGGCAGAGCTGCTGTATAGGTGTTGTTATGGGTAGTTGTTCTTCCATGATTATTATCCCTCACTTAAATAGCTTAACTACTATATCATAAATCCCAAAAACTCCTATCATCAAGAAAATAAGACCACTTATAAAGTTGCGCGCCCCTGTCCAAAATAAAGTTTCATAAGAATTATATTTCCAAAACTTGTGCTTTATCAGGATAAAGATTCCAAGAGGAATACACAGTATGCTTAAAAGATGGCCAGAATGCATATGAAGTATAAACTATCATTTTTTACTTTCAAATTACCCATAACGTTTTGGCTAAAAAGCGTTTTAATGCTTTTTAGGTGTTGTTGTGGTAAGTTATTCACAAAAATCTTCTTTCATCTTGCTAATAACTTCGGTACCAAACTTTTCCTTCATTCCCAATTGCTCTGCTTTTTCTATATCTCTGCAAGCTGAAGCGGTTCTACCCATACCATGGTATGCCACTGCTCTATTCGCATAAATTTCAGGCAAAGTAGGTTTGATTTCAACGGCTCTATTAAAATCTTCTAATGCAGATGTAAATTGGTATGCATGAGCGTATGCTAACCCTCTGTTTAGAAGTGCAGGAATATAGTCTTCATCGATTTGAAGACATCTGCCAAAATCAATTATAGCTTCTTGGTTGTCTCCTAAGCGTTGATAGGCGACACCTCTATTTAAGTATAATTGTATATTGCCGCCATACTTTTTCTCTGCTAGGTTGAATTTTTGCATTGCTTCAGGGATTTTACCTTCTTTCAGCAATTTTATGGCTTCTTGAAGTATTGGATGCTTATCCCATTCAAAACTGCCTGCCACTTCTTCATCAGCATCATGGTATTGGACATTATCCTCCACTTTGACAGATTCGTCATTACAGCTTAAAATGGCACCTATTATTAATAGGCATAGGATTCGTATTTTCATTTTTAATTTAGCACAACTACGGGATATATGGAACAACTACGGTTATTGGCACTATGGATGGAAGTCTATCTATCCTTTTCAAACCTAAGTTTGAGTGGGTATGTACTAATCTATGTACCCTTACCATACAATATATGATTATACAATATATGTAAATTCCTTAATCATATACCTTCTCACACCCATTTTCTTGCACTTATCACATATAAGCTGAGCTTCAAACAAATCCATGATGATTATTATACTTCATTCTTTAATCCAAGAGGCATGGATTCTCTTTCATGAGCGGTTTCAGTCGTGGAACTTGGCACACCTGAAGATTAAAGTAACTAATATTTATCCGTAACTATTCGGGTATATCCGAATAGTTACGGATATAAGCGGATAGATTTGGAATCTGCTAGATAATAGCTTGTCTTATCAAACATTAGTTGAACTGGGCACTACTTTCCTGATTGAATCAATTTCAAAAGCTGAATAAGAACTTAAAGCTTAGTTAAAGAAACGAATGTATACCCTACTCCCCTACCCTCTTTTCACGATAGACGCTGGTTTGCAGCAATGGCACTTCAAAAAGTAAAGAAACTCAGTTAAATATTCAAAGTAATTTTATATATTTGCATAACGAGATATTTAACTAAATCCCTCTTTATGCTAATAGGCTACGCCAGGATTTCCACAATTCTTCAGAATGCTGATTTGCAACACGACACGCTCTCTCTTGCTGGGTGCGAAAAAATATTCACCGATAAGATTTCAGGTACTGTCACGGAGAGACCTGCTCTAACTAAGGTGAAGGAGATTCTGAGACGTGGGGATACTTTGGTGGTATGGCGGTTGGATAGATTAGGCAGGTCATTGAAAGACCTTATAGATTGGATGAACTACCTGGAGAGCGAAGGCATAGCCCTGAAAAGTTTGCAGGAGTCCATAGATACCAGCACCGCCACAGGAAAGCTGGTATTCCACATCTTCGCCTCCATGGCTGAGTTCGAGCGGAACCTTATAAAAGAACGCACAATGGCTGGTCTTTCTGCTGCCAGAGCTAGGGGTCGTGTGGGTGGTCGCCCAAAGAAGATGAACGAGGACAAGAGAAAGCTCGCTGTTCGTCTTTATAATGAGAAACACCATTCAATAGATGCTATCTGTGAGATGATGGGTATTTCAAAGCCTACTCTTTACAGCTATGTGAAAAGCGAATCGCGAAATTTAGAAATCAATTGATAAAAGGTGCAATATCAACAATGGCAGTCGTATCAGAAGGAGGGGCAACACTTAACATGCCGCCTCTCCCCTATTCTAAAAATATTATCACTGTTCAGGTGTTTCTCCTTCTTTTTTCTTTCTGCCTCGGTAGCCTCCCCGCCCGCTTTTCTTCTCCAGCTCACCGTTCTTAGCGTTGGCAATAAGGATTTCTATTTCATTCAGCACAATCCGCTGGTTGTTGACGAACTTGTCTAGCTGGCTTATCATGGCCTCCAGCAAATCCTTGTTCTTCTGCGCTTCCTTCAGGGTCTGTACAATCACATCAATATCCGTTGTCTTACCCATAGCTTTGCTTCTATATTTTATTTTGATTATTTATGCAATGATAACATATTTAATCAAAAGCTGAATCAGTTGAACGTTCTAAGTTTGTTTGATGGCATCAGTTGCGGCAGGCTCGCCCTGCAATCATCGGGAATCAAGATTAACAGATATTTCGCAAGCGAAATAGACAGTGCCGCCATTCATGTATCAAAGAAGAATTTCCCTGACACAATCCATATTGGTGACGTATCAAAGGTGTCTTTCAAAGACGGTCGTTTGATAACCGAGACTGGAACGTTTGATACAGGTTTGATAGACCTGGTTATTGGCGGACCTCCCTGCCAGTCTTTTTCAAAGCGTGGCAATCAGATGAACTTTGATGATAGCAGGGGCAAACTTTTCCATGAGTTTGAGCGGCTTCTAAAAGAAACCAAAGCCCCCCTGTTTCTGATGGAGAACGTGAAGATGAACAGAAAGCACCAGGATGTAATCAGCGGTATATTAGGTGTTGAACCCATCGAGATAAACTCTGCCCTGGTGACCGCACAGAACAGGGCAAGGCTCTACTGGACCAACATCGCAAACGTACAGCAACCCGCTGACAAAGGGATAAGGTTGCAGGAAATACTTGAAAGCGGTTATACCGAGAAGGAGAAGTCTTTCTGCATCACCGCCACCTACGGCAATGCCACGGTCCAGAACTACTTCATCAACAGCGAGAGGCAGCTCAAATTCATCCACCCCGTCAAAAAGAACGGCAGCAGGTATTACCTGCACGACAGAATCCAAGTAGATATCTACCCAGATAAAGGACTTGAGCGAAACTACTACAGCCTCCAACTTCTAAAACCTTATACTACCAGACTTTCCTGTGCGGAGGTGGAGAGACTTCAGGGTATACCTGTCGGCTATACTGAGGGCGTTCCAAACCACCAGCGGTACAAACTCATAGGCAATGCCTGGACCGTGCCCGTAATCTCCCACATCTTCACAGGTATAAGTTGTGACACTGTAGCTAATGGCTGCTTTCAGTAACTCGTTGGCTTCAGCACGAATTCCTGGAACTGCATCACATAATGGCTTACCTCGCCCGAATCGTTGGGTATCTCAAAATCTACCTTTATCATCTCTAGTTTGACCTTCACCCCCATGGTGGTGTACACCCCGAGCTGCCCGTCAAAGTAAACCAAAAGCACATTAATGCTTTGCGGGATAACGCAACTGTCTGATTCCAAGAATTGGTACATGGCAAACTCGTAGTCCTCACTGTCAGCAACGATGTGGTAGACGCAATCGCAGCTCCCCAGCTGCCCTACTACCTCTACCCTGTACAGACCGTCTATGCCCATTATCTCCAAGGGTTCTGGTAAGGCGAGCAGAAAACCGTCCTGCTCAACGATACCTGGAATACTAGGTAACTCGGAATAGTCACTATAGAATTCACCGAAAGTTTTGTTTTCAAGTTTCAGTTTCCTACGCTTCTCCATCTTCGTTCCCCTCCTGCATAGCCTTTAGTTTATCCGTGAGCGTCTTCAAGGACCAGGTGATTATCTGACCCTTGGTGACTTTCTTCTTCACTTTTCTGGACAAAAGCATCTTGAGCGTCTCAAGATGCTCGTCCGTTGCATCGGTGATTTTTACTGAGCGGTTCATCATATAGATATTCTTTTCTTTTAGGGTATATATCAATATTTGAAACCGCTTTTCTCCACTTCTCCACTAATCCACCGAAAACGACTTTATATAGATAGAGTAAAAAAGAAGGAGCCATGATTTTTCTACTAATCCTCTCACCTAAAATATATTCGTGAAAGTAGAGAACGTCAAGCTTAGCTCATTTCAGGTTGTCAAGCCAAGATACTGCGGGCATTCTTGATTCGGTTTAGCTACTTCATGGTTCACACTGTTCCTTGGCTAAGAATTTGTTACTATATTGTATTTTCAACATATTTAACAAACTGGCTTATAGCTTTTCTTGCATGAAAACCGATTGAACAGCCACCCATGAGCCGATGGCAATGAGGAAAACATCAGGGTTGATATTCCTTGCTCTCCTTGCAGGACTTGTTGCCTACTACTTTTACCCAGAACCAAAACCTGAAGGCACCACCATAGATAAACTTATAGTGCTTAAATCCGAGAGAAAGCTTCTAGCCTTCTCCAATGGCAAGCTCAAGAAAACCTATACAATCTCTTTAGGCAGAAACCCAAAGGGAGACAAGCAATATGAAGGTGATTCCAGGACCCCAGAAGGTAGTTACACTATCAACGATAAGAACCCAAACAGCGGATACCACAAGAACCTGGGGGTCTCCTACCCTGATTCTGAGGATATCAGGCAGGCCAAGATGCTAGGCAAGCCTGCGGGTGGAGCCATAAAAATACATGGCCTTCGTAACGGAACTGGATTTGTAGGCAAGTTCCACAGGTTGATGGACTGGACACAAGGCTGTATGGCTGTCACCAATGAAGAGGTTGATGAATTGTATAGCTCAGTTCCATTGGGTACGCCTATACTTATTGAACCATGAAATAATAACACAAATCATCTAGCCACTATGGAGGATTTGGCCAGCAAACTCAGAACCAAAGGCGATAACATCAAACAGTTTCTGTTCATCTTCGCAAACAAACTCAAAACGTTTTAACGAAACATTTACATGGAAACCATACTCAATGATGGGTACTGCCCAGAATGCCTTATAAACGGCAGAAGCGTAAGCCTCCAACTCAATAATGAAGACTTCTGGGAATGCCCAGAGACAAACCTACAATTGGCGGTGTATGGCATTGAGGCAGTAACGTTGAAGTTCAGGGGTGTTGGTCAGTTCAGAAGTAAAGCTACCTATGGCTCTGACCAAATAGACGGGGCTATTCTTTTCCGTTCTAAAGGAGTCTCCACGGACTCAGACAGGTCTGCATTCAGCTCTGAGGAAGAGCTAAGGGAATACCTTACCAATGAAGTTGAGCCGCAGAAAGAGTTTAACCTATCTAATCTGGCGGACTCCTATGCGAAATACAGATATGGAAACCCATTCACCCATGAAAACTCCCCCCTGCCCTACCAACGGCAATCCAGGTTCTTTAATATTGACTTTGAG is part of the Rufibacter tibetensis genome and harbors:
- a CDS encoding DUF4265 domain-containing protein, producing the protein MKEKSEEYIKVYFEFFNDILDEDYIESVWAAVEDEKEGLYKLKNIPFFVKSYSSEDIVHAELEDDRLVVKGLVKESGNSTLQVFCYKEEDVEKVRNRLKDFGCASELSHLSKYFSVDVPSNVDYNPIREYLTELEQQEVIGYSEACLAH
- a CDS encoding Imm53 family immunity protein produces the protein MTKSLLERIQDWYRNNCDGDWEHGFGIKITTVDNPGWSVEIELQCQ
- a CDS encoding DNA cytosine methyltransferase; translation: MNVLSLFDGISCGRLALQSSGIKINRYFASEIDSAAIHVSKKNFPDTIHIGDVSKVSFKDGRLITETGTFDTGLIDLVIGGPPCQSFSKRGNQMNFDDSRGKLFHEFERLLKETKAPLFLMENVKMNRKHQDVISGILGVEPIEINSALVTAQNRARLYWTNIANVQQPADKGIRLQEILESGYTEKEKSFCITATYGNATVQNYFINSERQLKFIHPVKKNGSRYYLHDRIQVDIYPDKGLERNYYSLQLLKPYTTRLSCAEVERLQGIPVGYTEGVPNHQRYKLIGNAWTVPVISHIFTGISCDTVANGCFQ
- a CDS encoding DUF4262 domain-containing protein; translation: MTDEQIKEYFEKLNNNIKEYGYHVTNILESDSPGFCYSTGIYQTYKIPEIFISSLPKGLCSEIIENYVEAFKDGKEISLNEKLNFLTDRFPVYLIDVPITNLKEYVLSSIKIYGDKEFKYLQVIYPDIEGIFPNEAGYDYDQDIMGALKK
- a CDS encoding tetratricopeptide repeat protein, encoding MKIRILCLLIIGAILSCNDESVKVEDNVQYHDADEEVAGSFEWDKHPILQEAIKLLKEGKIPEAMQKFNLAEKKYGGNIQLYLNRGVAYQRLGDNQEAIIDFGRCLQIDEDYIPALLNRGLAYAHAYQFTSALEDFNRAVEIKPTLPEIYANRAVAYHGMGRTASACRDIEKAEQLGMKEKFGTEVISKMKEDFCE
- a CDS encoding recombinase family protein, which produces MLIGYARISTILQNADLQHDTLSLAGCEKIFTDKISGTVTERPALTKVKEILRRGDTLVVWRLDRLGRSLKDLIDWMNYLESEGIALKSLQESIDTSTATGKLVFHIFASMAEFERNLIKERTMAGLSAARARGRVGGRPKKMNEDKRKLAVRLYNEKHHSIDAICEMMGISKPTLYSYVKSESRNLEIN
- a CDS encoding L,D-transpeptidase family protein, whose translation is MAMRKTSGLIFLALLAGLVAYYFYPEPKPEGTTIDKLIVLKSERKLLAFSNGKLKKTYTISLGRNPKGDKQYEGDSRTPEGSYTINDKNPNSGYHKNLGVSYPDSEDIRQAKMLGKPAGGAIKIHGLRNGTGFVGKFHRLMDWTQGCMAVTNEEVDELYSSVPLGTPILIEP